The genomic segment GCTAACCAAcagcaaaccaaacaaaacataaagtACAAAACTGGAATGTAGAGTGCAAGTTGCACAGACGTACACTATGAACTGCAACAACTGCTGCAAGGTATAGGttgtgcaaaagaaaaggagataccTGAGGCTTGTGCTCAAGTTGAAGGGGTCAGGAATGCCGATCCACCAGCTACACGATCATCCAGCTTGGCAACAACCAGCAGAGCCAGCAAGTGAAAGGGCAAAAGTATGCAGAAGCATGCTTTTCTCTAAATCAGATTACTGTTTAATTGATGTCAAAAGCATGACTTTAATTGTGCACAGCAGTAGTGATCAGGCTAGGCTAGCGTGCAGTTGGCACGCATGTTTCAAACATGCCAGAGTGCATCGCAAACCAAATTTCGCCATGCAGTCTGGCATGTTGCCATGCATGAGCAACACACCTGAGAACTTTCTTCGACATTTCACTTGTTTAGCTTCTTCCTCAATTTCTTAAAACATTGATGACTACTGTGGCACATATTTCAACACAGTGGcatagccaaaattttttttatagggaGAGCAGGTGGACGGGCTGCACCAACATGACTGCGGACGGAAAGGGGGCTGGGCAGATCCCATATAGATAGaaattttgtatgtgtgtgtgtgtgtgtgtgcacggggggggggggggagtgagggcTTGTGCCCAGTTTGTTACCCACTGGCTTCGCCACTGCTTCCAGATAGTCCATGAAgactttgtcccaaaatgtggacatatcagataaATTGCACAAACCTGGATTCTGTATTTCTTTAGCCGAGGGGAACAAATGCCTTTTCTTATGGGATTGTACAAAAATACTGAAGCGGCCTGTATGAACTTGAGGCAGCCTTCTTTTTACTATATGAAAAAACAGACTacaaagccagagaaagcacaggggaaattgtgtttcattgaaatgtagaaataaaggaaatgaaagtggatgaaaaggtgGGAGCTGAACCACATTATACGTACTGTGCTATACCGGTTAAGCTGTCATGagggccctcccttgttcactttcttaggtatttgtgtacacatacaaaaagagcACTAGTAGTGCTAGCCAGGACCACTCGTAGCCAACAACAGCACATGTGGAACATCCCTTTTTAAGAACAGGAGTCACATAGTAAATCAGCTTTGCAGCAAGTGGTCAAAGGTATTTTCTTTGGCTGCCTTGATGCCATGAGGGAGCATTTAAGGGCTTGTTGTCCAGTTGCCTAATCCTGAAGTCATACAATTTGACATCATCAGTTAGagatgttccacatcccctgACATGGCCGAGAGAAGCAGTGCTGGCCAACCCTCCCAGGACTACCCCTTACACATACACAGATAGCCAAGTAAATGGGAGGACGACCACATCAGTAGCTTAATTGGCAATGCACGGCATGCTTAATGCACAGTAtgggggttcggctcccaccttcagcaagttgtctttctatcaactttcacttcctctttacttattatttctacattatgATTTCCCCTACATATTGTCCAGCTTCACTGTCTGCTTCCTTCACAACATAGtaaataacagaaaattgggtccatcaatttcctttattctttgtgcCTCGTTCTCTACTGCTGCTGATAGTTTACAAAATCTCCTTCACAATCTGTCCTTGTGTGAAGAGAAATTCAATCACCGGACAACaccctgtttgagaaaagtccaaAGTGATCGACAACTTCTTCGGTTTGGTGCTGAAAAAGATTTGAGAAAAAATACTCAGTAGTCATCCAAAACATATTTTTACACAATGCCTTAAAAAGTTTTTATTAGACAAGAGGATCATGCTAAGGGATAAAACTTATCAGAATTTTGTTATACAGATCAAGAGATTACTTTAACTGTGAGGTTTTGACATGTAACTTCACTGTGGTTTACATCGTAGGTTCTAGTTTATTTTGACCACCGGAGATTCCTTAAAGTGCGCCCAAAGCTCAAATGCAAGTGTTTTTacgtttcacccccatcaaactgTGGCTGTTAGAGCCGGGAATCAAACCACTGAGCTTGTGCTCAGCAGGGCACTATAGACACTGAGCTGCTGCAACGGATACCAAGGGATGACTGAAACAAGGCTTGCGAAATTCCACAAGGTGAAGAAAGACTCACGGGATGAAAAATTGGCATTTTCTTGATTGGCATGAGCCTAGAAACTTACACATTTGCGTACACCCACCTACCAGTATAGTGTCTTTACATTTCACATCTACGTAGTGCAGGTTCTACAATGACAAATTCCTGATTCGAGCTCAAGAATAGCGCGAAAATAAAATCCAAGAGAAGGACAGGACACAAAGCTTGATTCCTACAATGAATCTACGTCGTATTTCCATACAAGTTGCGAAGAATGTTCGTGCAAGCATGGTGCCTCAGATAACAGCGTAAGAAACAACAATGCTAGTATACATATCAGTTTAGGAAACAAGCTGCACCGCATTCTGGCTTCAAGACAAACTTAATTTGAGAGCAAGATTGAGCCTGAGTAGAACACGTTCCTATATACTGGTTTTCATAGTTTAGATTAGGGTTTCTCAACATGTGCATTTTGAAGTGTTGCGAGCAGGCGCAGAATGTAGATGCTGTAGCCTTGTTTGGGCTTTCTAGCAGGTTCTCAAGCAAGTCGTGATTCACAATCGAGCCGAGAAATCCGTGATTAGGGAAACCGTACAGTAGACGAAGAGTAGAGGTAAACGCTGCATTGAGTGCCATAAAAATTTGCGACAGCTCACTTACTCGCACATTATGCAAAGCCCCAcgaaagatggaaaaaaaaaaggaaaagtcttCACGATCAACGTACTCAAGTAAGCGACAGCAACAAACGTTTAGAAATATTTTAAACCTTTCTGTCATAAGAGAAGAAAGTGCCGCCAAGCTGAAGACACTCACGAGCTCCATTTACAACAAATTCagcaaacaagagcaacagcactgaaaaactGAACAGTAAGCTGCACAAAACCACGTTATGAACCATAACAGGCACTGCAAGGTATAAGGATATGAGTTGCTTTAGGCGTGGGCCCAAGTGTCGCTCATGATCGCAAGCTCAGGCACATTTCGGTTGTCCCAGCACAACTAACTAGCATATTTTGCTACACAATACAGTAAGGAACCATAAATTTATGTTTTAACTAAGATCAAAAGTGGAAGCAGCGCACGCAAACTGTAGCAAAATTGTTAACTGGAACACGCCATACTTGTTTAAACGTCACAATCACGTGGTCAAAAATGTGACATCACTTCCGTGCATGGCAGTAGCGTTTTGGTATGGCATTTCGCCTCTACTACGCGTGTCACCAGTCACCGCCTTCttttaaaaacccatatgggtctcaagaattttccttttcgtgtaccctccttgatcttgcgggtttctacagaactgatttgccaataatTGGGGTTAGGAGCAGGCAAATGGTCAACGACCCTGACTTTGACCGCCTCGATGCCTTGGGTTAGCAAACAAGAGTTTATTGGCTACTAGCCTGCTTCTAAGGTTACATGCAAttaaaataatttacatttaCTAACACATGCAGGATCGTCCTAACACCGTATGCTTCCATGAACTCATGCACTGCCCAAGATCATAACACACGAAAAGCACAGTTCACGTTAGCAGGCCTTGCAAAGCATGCCAAGATGCACACcttgaaatttatttgaattgtttGAGTGCTCCCTAATATGGTCATTTCATGGGACATTAAAGGAAAATACAAAGCAGACTACTAAGTAGTAGTGGACTATAGTACTATTTGCAAGCGTGCTAAATTcttacgcctcaagtttctgttccacctCCTTAATGGGGGCTACAAATTACACAgtggtgcatatgtatctttctctgaacagcgaaacactagaactaaacaccttaaacatttaattgaatacaggttccacacagacacattcaggtattttttctttcctcagaCAATCAGTGATTAgaattcattgcctagtgatatAATTTGTtcacctgacgatttccttcctatgctggaaaaataGGTCTGAGTACGCATCTTAACTTATAAGTATCGCCTACAGACACTGCAATATGTTTGTAATTGGTTTGgtgtactttttttgttgtttgccttatgcttctgcatttttgttcattaacctttaagagctgactcaggaaggtcacaccctcTTATTGTATTGCTCAACTACATCTTCTCGTAAACTACAATATTAACAAGTGCATAAGTTTGCCATTcatattttgatgcaatgtattttcccatgtcctgcaacagcctcgaaatggaggctagcagtatgtatgaaataaataaatagatgcggcctattaaagtagcattccataaacctcacagtgcttgtttcgtgccaacaagacttagtttacgaggaaatcgcgtctgaagggtccgcatacctAGAGAGGAATTCAAATCACCTGCTCCTGAGCAGGGAGtggcgacgttgcatacgccacgactgccctttgctttcatcggtgagtaaaacagcgccctaCAGATGGTGCTACAGTTTTCTACGAAAAATGCGTACGTGTGGCCATGGAGCAACCGACCCAAGACAGAACATTggattcaccactgcagctgctcttggtcaagtggcatggactGTTCAGACATACCACGACATCACATGAACATAAAATTCTCTGAGACTtgaagtttgtgcaagtttcgcgagccagaaaagccagctcagcactacataataactactgaaacacaaaagcgtgggcgatgctttcaagggtaacctcaataggttcttttttctaaaaatcaaatagaactagacaagaagcattttctttcatgttataatgcaatgcagcgatatttttattactagtagatgagttccagtgacagaattttaatgagtgccttcatcatctggctagtacttgaatgtctaaGGGAGTgtctaattgtgtcctgcatttacttcagtttctCAATTACAAAAGCTCTATTCGCAGTaatattattacaatatcatcgagcaatgctcaaAAGACGGGCCGCCACGAGAACGAAGATGACGTCGCAGCTCTTAGTACGAGCgagggtcggcctggctgcctggctccagtgtaaataacctgtaaatagcccctttcgtctgtcttttcacacgtaacattctggtggaggtgcggggtacttcagaagccgccgccttctctcgtctcgtcactcttctaacctcaccacccattctcgcccacttcaaccctgatgcccctacagaattgcgtacagatgccagcggtcatggcgtaggtaccatcttagcccagcgtcagcgtggacaggatcgcgttattacttatgcgagccacctcctagcacaatcggagcacaactattccattacggaatgagaatgccttgctgtcgtctgggcagttgcgaatatctgtccttacctttacagtcgccctttttccgtagtcactgaccatcatgctctctgctagcTTTCATCACTAAAAGACCCTACAGGccagcttggtcgatgggctttgaggctacaagaattttcatattccatggtgtacaagtctggccgcctgcaccaagacgctgactgcttgtcgcgTTACCTGTTGACAActttgactcctccaatattgccagtgcttcttgtgtattctctgtatcacagctgcttcatttcgccgacgagcaacatcATGACGgttacatcagagcactcatagaCCATTTTGAACATTCtccagccgatgctgctctacgcctcttcgtcctccgtaaccttcatctggacggctctgagtttctacttgtaatacctaaacacctccactccactgttctagaagagcttcacgacgcaccaacggcagcacaccttgccgtatctcgaacctatgaccgtgtacgtcgccgtattTTTTggacgggccttgcccgttccgtacgatgttgtgtccccacttgtgaactttgccaacgacataagaagccttcccagctccccaccggttacctgcagccgctcgacatccctaccAAGACCTTCCATCGTGTCAGCTTAGACCtcagcccatttccggaatccggaatctacatcaggcaaCAAGTGGGCTGCAGTCGCAGCGTACTGCAAAACAGTGCAGTTTGCGGCTTTGAAGCTGGTCGGGGCACAGCATGGCATTGGCGTGTTCAATAAAGCATCAACCTTTTAAAAGGCGGGAGCTGACGCATACGCTTTCCATTCCGCGTTGTGGTACTTGTTAAGTCGTCAGTCCTCACATCACTGGCAACTGCGCTTTCCATGCTCATATGTTGACATTTCTCATGGAATTGTCATTCTTCTGCCTGTCCGTGTAGAGGTTAAGATGTCCTCTTTGCCACATTAGGGCgagaaaattgtttaataaatcaagattaacaaaaaatacatgttttctttagattGTTGCTCTGGGTGATCTAGTGCCTCACTTGAAACAATTTTTGTGTTTCCATCGCTATGAATGTTCgcactcatgcaaaaaaaaaagacccattctgtcacgccaaaaatgtgtgcaacagtgtacaacatttatcgacgtgaaagcaaataattttgctAGTGGCTCTCATACCACGAGACAAGGGTGTATGAAAAATCATGCCAACCATTTTGCATTGTGCTGTGGGTTGGTCTATGAGATACCTCTCGGCTGTGGCAAGTTCTATGTAGACCAAATGGCCCAATGCCTAAATGACTATTTGAGggagcattcaaacaatttaaataaaccggatggtgcagcgcacattgcaaggcctgctcatGTGAGCCGTGCTTTCCAACATTGTGATCCTGGGCAGAagtagcaacaaaacagcacatgaaCTCGCGAAGGAATATTTTATCAGAGAGATGGTGCACATGTCAGTAGCACTTCAATTGCCTTAATTCCCCAGAAGTGCACTTGTTTAATGCCGATTTGTAGCATTACTAGACaaactagcactgtcacaacattcgcctcttgcatgtgcacaaaatttgtaccctatcttccatcctttgaatcattaagtcagttggtagttcgcactttcatgcgtccttcttctataaatatctttttgcgcacaaaaaaaaagatgcgtcgcagatttcaccaacttgcccaagacgaagtcctagtcagtttcaaaaatttccttcagagattttcttgttgtgatgagAATTTCTGTCAATGCATGGCACCCTGTTCGAACAAAGGGACAGGTGGTTGACAACTTCACTGaagatgggagaaaagaaaggttatagaggCAAAGATTGTCACATTATCACCCAGATATGTTCCCTAACGCAATgcctaaagagttttttttttttgttggacaaaAGGATCAGGGTAAAGCTCAAGACCTATGAGCATTCTATTGCACAGACAAAAggattaaccaaacaagccctgTGAAGTGCAGCAAGGTCAAGGAAGATTCATACAATGGAAACGGCATTTGCTTGAGAGCGGCATGCATGGACCTGCAAGCCCACACTGGTCATATTAGCATGCATTTCACATGTATAACAAAATGCAGGTTCCTGCAATGAAGCTACGTCATGTCTACAAAcaagttgcgaggaacatttgcgCAAACCTGGTACCTCGCACAGCGCCATcataagaagcaatactaaatagcagcttagcaaactagctggaagaaatttaagaaaatttctcGGTCTTCAAGACAGCCAAACTTTACAACAAAATTGAACCAAAGTAGAGCTATGAGTGGCTGGGCCACCTTttgcaatatttgtcttcatagtttacattcaggttgctcaacatgtgccttttgaactgtAACGAGCAGGTGCACAAGCAAGTCGCGATTCGCTAGCCACCAAAATCCGAGGTAAACAGGGAAACAGCATGAAGatgcaagacaagaaacagtagaggtaaatgcgacattgccgtaaaaaaattgcaacagcacttactcgggcaatatatgcaacagcaatcctacgaaggatgaagaagaaactttaatagagaatggtccggcagtttttgtcaggtggcggctcgaagtccttgaactcgagcggcaccttcggcttgcccgatggcccagagctgcggtctgccaactctgaacttttgagagtcgtctcccagcggcggcaacgccgatggagaaggtccccggcggccctcGAAGCCGGGGCGGcgccgggaagaagcgagctcgaggcttcccgcaCTCTGGCTGCAGCGACAAGAGTTTAGAACGCGTTTAAACGTTTTTACcataagagaaaaaagttctGCCATACTGAAAGCCAACATGTGCCCCATTCACaacagcaaattcaacaaacaagagcactGAAAAACGTAACAGGAGCTACATAAGACCACACTACCAACCATCAACGCGCTGCAAGGCATAAGGAAACGAGCTGCTCCAGCGTTGCGTCCAAGTGTCGCTCGTGAACGCAAGTTCGAACACCATCCGATTCTTCCAGCGCAACTAGAACAACATTATAGCACACAATACAGTAAGAAACCGTAAAATTGTGTCTTAGCTAAGCTGAAAAGCTGAAGCAgctccagcagcgcgcgcaaaactataaaccggaacacgtcatacttgtttaaacaacgtcatcataactctgacgtcacttccgtgcgtggcagcagcgttttAGTATGGCATTTCGCTACTACCACGTGCGTGTCAGCAGCTTACGCCTAAATAGAAACACGCATCCCGGCCCCACTCAGGCACCCCCTCTGCAATTGTTAATTTCTATTTATCTAATGCTAGCGCGGACCACAACAGGGAGTCTGAATTGCTTTTCAAACGAAAGAAAAGCCAAGAAACCGAGCGGTATCACGCACTAAACGCATGAGTCGCACCGCGCCGCGCTCGAGATGGGCCGGAGGGAGCCAGCCGGCGCGGCGGGACGTAgctgacgtcacgtcacgtgaggcGCAGGCCTTGACAAGTATAGGAGGTGTTGGCAAGCCCCGTTCCCTCTGTCacaatcatagagtttctcactatgacacctagagggaaatctggcgccaccgtctatgggagtttcttaaggggacCCTGAAActattttgacgattttctgcaAACgtgctgagtcgttagagtaggtccttctgagcATTAATTTACGCATCTatgtgctctgcgtaaagcgtgtaatttattataaggttttaaaaatacacatcgctgccgatcgcagcatactgtgcggcggaattttaagccgcccctacccatattacgcaaatcacccatatgacgtcagtggggcgagctatccgacaggctgaccagggcgcgtgatcgataatttttcaaactttatggtaaacaaattattttcgtaatagttggaatgttagttaatttgtttttgtaaaaagaaagtaatataaagggaatgcacaagaacaatctttcagtacacttaagcacttccggcacacaccaagtgtcgtctgcttgtgttacaacgtgctccgtctttgacgagagctccgccgtcagtgtcggtctgtcttttcgcgagtgCTACGATTctactttgttgcattgtggattGCAAaccacccgccgtgtttgctcagtggctatggtgttgggctgctgagcacgagttcgcggaatcaaatcccggccacggcggccgcatttcgatgggggcgaaatgcgaaaacacccgtgtacttagatttaggtgcacgttaaagaaccccaggtggtcaaaatttccgaggtcctccactacggcgtgcctcataatcagaacgtggttttggcacgtaaaaccccataattctggACTGCAAACGCAGCGACtgacaatatgtcaagctgcgacatcgtgtccctctgcaagccagtagacgagcggactggctgctgcgcatcggactgccgctatccgatcggcgccaggatttgcgcgattgcggccgtcactttacaccggaagattactaacgcaatatcgtttcgcgagtccggtattagggcaaacgcaagcgcaaatgggacagggcctggccgtgtccccttgcgtgtcgtttcatgggatgaacagaagcgcaaatatGAATGGTcggcacggtgcagccacctggtggcatagagctcaacccgACACagaagcagtaacaaaatgtattcttctttgctgctggtgtaaatttttcgcaggagtgtaatcgtcaACACGttgattttgtaaatgtttaaaatgttttgcacttggttagagcaatattagctctttctttggctggttaagctctgcgccaacgggtggctggaccgtggagaccgatcaggcagctcacgtaagtctacgctaaagttccttcatcagattgagtttatgcttccaccgttcagtcgaaacgttccgctagtgcatggttaacggaataccagacacgttcggcgctgcgacagaatgctcgcaacgcacgctgattcgatagctctcgcttgcggtcgacggccaagcggttagcggagaggtttcgcgcgggcgggggcgggctccaaaacaaccggaagtagacgatctgacgtcgcatcgtgacgcagaaccactGAAAGTGGAGCTTGGCCCCgtggctcggcgaacgagttgaggaggaaaagcatggctagggaggagggtaacttgtaatcgctcgtagctccattaatacgtaacgcttcacttaaattgtggtgggaatgttctaataataataataatatttggggttttacgtgccaaaaccactttctgattatgaggcacgccgtagtggaggactccggaaattttgaccacctggggttctttaacgtgcacctaaatctaagcacacgggtgttttcgcatttcgcccccatcgaaatgcggccgccgtggccgggattcgatcccgcgacctcgtgctcagcagcccaacaccatagccactgagcaaccacggcgggtcggaatgttctacttaagcagtaccctacgcgtctacaaaatttgtccgtaCCCTTTCAGGGGCCCTATAAGGGGGCACCgcgccgtcatgggaatgacggtatatgtgtctgcgaggctcgtgttggctggtgttgtgcgaggcttcgtctaaaacacaaataacgcgttctcaaagcaaaatcttcataaaatgtttccattcacgcatattacatctttactcacctacaatgcatgacgaagcgaacaaaaacaagaaacgaCGACAAACTGCTTCAAAGCGATCGCGAACCTtgttgtctgtcctccaactttagcggcccactgatactttttacgtaacatataatcatACACGCCATAAGAAGTTTTCATGTTAAACAaagcatgtttttgtgtaataataaaaccaaaacagctttttacgtgctgttttagtagaatgtgctacgggatagtatttccgatgacgaagagccgagcagtaagaagacgacgacgacgattagaagctagcgcgggctgttgcctctgccaagcgcagcgtattttcttgtaaatatatttgtacatagcttttcgtctgcgtcttcctgcgtaacatatctggtggaggtggacgttccctgtacctcatcacggagcttcgcagtggacggtacgtcgagccttccttcatggctcccggcgacgacaaccagactccgccggctccgacacctgctgccacctcaACGACCTACAtcctctccccgctccccgtgatcctggcgtattctcgggcacagatggggaagacgtcgatgactggatcagcctgtaagaacacgtcagccgcaataaccggtgggaccctactattatgctagccaacgtagtcttttacctcggtggcacacctagagtttggtatcgcacgcacgaagatgagctcaccagttgggattcacgtAAGACAcagcaacccctacggtcaccaacttgcagcgcagaaggcgctttccggccgtgtggagacgtcaacagagccctatgtcacgtacattcaggacgtcttggctctgtgccgcaaagttgacacccacatgactgagtccgacaaggttgcccacatcctcaatggcattgccgatgacgccttcaatttgctcgtttgcaacaacgtagcgacggtggatgctgctatagaagagtgccgcctcctggaactcgctaaaagccgacgtattgaccagcagtttgcccgtctgcccaacacccgaGCGACATCTttctgtgccgacactcctcgttccaacaacactgccgatgttaccaggatcgtccggcgtgagatcgaggccgcctatccggctgccttcgactccagtcccaccaacacatctgcagtcacggtctcactgatccaggcagttgtccgccaagagttcgaaaacatgggtcttcacaccatctgctcggcccatcgtcctgctACCCGCCTGGCTTCTTCGATTctgccccgtcccgcatcttgttactcaccacgtttccgcaacccatctgaatggcgaaCTGCTGACggcaagcccatttgtttccactgccatcgaatcggtcacatttctcggcactgtcgcagtcgctggagttctccgacccggcctacttatactgcctactctcgccccccaggtggcccttttCGTCcgtatgccgcacgctccgataa from the Dermacentor variabilis isolate Ectoservices chromosome 9, ASM5094787v1, whole genome shotgun sequence genome contains:
- the LOC142558248 gene encoding uncharacterized protein LOC142558248 isoform X1 is translated as MPCSALMPECGKPRARFFPAPPRLRGPPGTFSIGVAAAGRRLSKVQSWQTAALGHRASRRCRSSSRTSSRHLTKTAGPFSIKVSSSSFVGLLLHILPDEVVNHLSLCSNRVPCIDRNSHHNKKISEGNF
- the LOC142558248 gene encoding uncharacterized protein LOC142558248 isoform X2; translated protein: MVFELAFTSDTWTQRWSSSFPYALQRVDARVREASSSLLPGAAPASRAAGDLLHRRCRRWETTLKSSELADRSSGPSGKPKVPLEFKDFEPPPDKNCRTILY